One region of Termitidicoccus mucosus genomic DNA includes:
- a CDS encoding FAD-dependent oxidoreductase, which yields MTHHEISTDLVVAGGGMAGVCAALAAARNGARVVLVQDRSVLGGNASSEIRMHIVGADNHGTRPGARESGLIEELRLEDAARNPRDSYSQWDLLLYDKVVSEPNITLLLDTVCEGCEVAAGADGSRRIVSMRAVRHSTEDVFTVRAPVFADCTGDGRLGVEAGAEFRSGREARDEFGEGLALEKADRRTLGSSIMFTGRRHDAPQPFRAPSWARRFKREDFKLRPISSYEYGYWWSEWGGQLDTLKDNAAIRHELLRIALGVWDYVKNSGDHPGAANWTLDWVGMIPGKRESRRFTGPHIITERDIVAGRLFDDGVAYGGWPLDLHPPGGIDAVDEPPCVQHEVPHLFTVPLRALYSRNVGNLFLAGRNISATHVAFASTRVMATCAVIGQAAGTAAAFWKKHGAPRDATIASVFGAGQVAELRQWLLRDDAFIPGLRNEDPADKARAAASVRASGERAGAEAASVIDGVTRELFAHLGPWADGRAHRWESTALPAWIELEWPEEQPIGEVHLTFDSGLQRELILSPSAWQTKNVIRGPQPELARDYEILCDGRVVASVRDNIWRKRVHRLERPVRARRLRVAVSAAHGVASARLFEIRVYANSQ from the coding sequence ATGACTCATCACGAAATTTCCACGGACCTTGTTGTCGCCGGAGGCGGGATGGCCGGGGTGTGCGCGGCGCTGGCCGCGGCCCGCAACGGCGCGCGCGTCGTCCTCGTGCAGGACCGCTCCGTGCTCGGCGGCAACGCCTCCAGCGAAATCCGCATGCATATCGTCGGCGCGGACAACCACGGGACGCGCCCCGGCGCGCGCGAGTCGGGCCTCATCGAGGAACTGCGGCTGGAGGACGCGGCGCGTAATCCGCGCGACTCCTACTCGCAATGGGATTTGCTGCTCTACGACAAGGTCGTGAGCGAGCCGAACATCACGCTGCTGCTCGACACGGTTTGCGAGGGCTGCGAGGTGGCGGCGGGGGCGGACGGCTCGCGGCGCATCGTGTCGATGCGCGCGGTCCGGCATTCGACGGAGGATGTGTTCACGGTGCGCGCGCCGGTGTTTGCCGATTGCACGGGCGACGGGCGGCTCGGGGTCGAGGCGGGCGCGGAGTTTCGCTCGGGGCGCGAGGCGCGGGATGAGTTTGGCGAAGGCCTGGCGCTGGAAAAGGCCGACCGGCGGACGCTGGGCAGCTCCATCATGTTCACGGGGCGCAGGCATGACGCGCCGCAGCCGTTTCGCGCGCCGTCGTGGGCGCGTCGTTTCAAACGCGAGGATTTCAAGCTGCGCCCGATCAGCAGTTACGAATACGGCTACTGGTGGAGCGAATGGGGCGGGCAGCTCGACACGCTGAAGGACAACGCGGCCATCCGCCACGAACTGCTGCGCATCGCGCTTGGCGTGTGGGACTACGTCAAAAACTCCGGCGACCACCCCGGCGCGGCCAACTGGACGCTCGACTGGGTGGGCATGATTCCCGGCAAACGCGAGTCCCGGCGCTTCACGGGGCCGCACATCATCACGGAGCGCGACATCGTGGCGGGGCGCCTGTTCGACGACGGCGTGGCCTACGGCGGATGGCCGCTGGACCTGCATCCGCCGGGCGGCATCGACGCGGTGGACGAGCCGCCGTGCGTGCAGCACGAGGTGCCGCATTTGTTCACGGTGCCGCTGCGGGCCCTGTATTCGCGCAACGTGGGCAACCTGTTCCTTGCGGGGCGCAACATCAGCGCGACCCACGTGGCGTTTGCCAGCACGCGCGTGATGGCCACGTGCGCGGTCATCGGCCAGGCGGCGGGCACGGCGGCGGCGTTTTGGAAAAAACACGGCGCGCCGCGGGACGCGACGATCGCCTCCGTGTTTGGCGCGGGGCAGGTCGCGGAGTTGCGGCAATGGCTGTTGCGCGACGACGCCTTCATCCCCGGCCTGCGCAACGAGGACCCGGCGGACAAGGCGCGCGCCGCGGCGTCCGTGCGCGCCTCGGGCGAGCGCGCGGGCGCGGAGGCGGCCAGCGTGATCGACGGCGTGACGCGCGAGCTGTTCGCGCACCTCGGCCCGTGGGCCGACGGGCGCGCGCACCGTTGGGAATCGACGGCGCTGCCGGCGTGGATCGAGCTGGAGTGGCCGGAGGAGCAGCCAATCGGCGAGGTGCACCTGACATTCGACTCGGGATTGCAGCGGGAGTTGATTTTGAGCCCGAGCGCCTGGCAGACCAAAAACGTGATACGCGGGCCGCAGCCCGAGCTGGCGCGGGACTATGAGATTCTTTGCGACGGCCGCGTGGTGGCGTCGGTGCGCGACAACATCTGGCGCAAGCGCGTCCACCGCCTGGAGCGGCCGGTGCGCGCGCGGCGGCTGCGCGTGGCGGTGTCGGCCGCGCATGGCGTGGCGTCGGCGCGGCTGTTTGAAATACGGGTTTATGCCAATTCCCAATGA